Proteins encoded in a region of the Drosophila sechellia strain sech25 chromosome 2L, ASM438219v1, whole genome shotgun sequence genome:
- the LOC116801692 gene encoding LOW QUALITY PROTEIN: uncharacterized protein LOC116801692 (The sequence of the model RefSeq protein was modified relative to this genomic sequence to represent the inferred CDS: inserted 2 bases in 1 codon) has translation MRLSVIILSLTLLSFSSGFPLEQGNVCELLEHVDTDDSWSNXLDSQVEFLQNCLDCANSVTSPKEQMQYVVEFIDYHEMHSKNKPTRTNTYFGKNMIHLFKKTVEKLTQLSRKLIKVSEKIDERLGKTIDKSKKLLFGQET, from the exons ATGCGTTTATCTGTAATAATTCTATCACTCACTTTATTG AGTTTCTCCAGCGGATTTCCCCTGGAACAGGGAAATGTTTGCGAACTTTTGGAGCATGTTGATACCGACGATTCGTGGTCAAA ACTCGACTCCCAAGTCGAGTTTCTTCAAAACTGTCTGGATTGCGCCAACAGTGTAACTTCCCCAAAAGAACAAATGCAGTACGTTGTTGAATTCATCGACTACCATGAAATGCATTCCAAAAATAAACCTACACGCACAAATACTTATTTTGGAAAAAACATGATACATTTATTCAAGAAAACTGTCGAAAAACTTACGCAGCTGAGCAGAAAACTAATTAAAGTGTCGGAAAAAATTGATGAGAGACTGGGCAAAACAATTGACAAAAGTAAGAAATTactttttggccaagaaaCATGA
- the LOC116801689 gene encoding uncharacterized protein LOC116801689 translates to MIKEMYFNLVIAWLAVLLPANSYPLEPNAKNACEFIRNVARFPHDENAWWEKSKILANSILDNKMYYKRSYRSCNQYVASLQNLKNRGNELSASSPWAQIVEYLNASSQEYEGGPCSEEEPYSYIYSSNIKNMKNDIRELSQSLKDQIEYHSLVAQINTNADTVINTLSGFSIPMLKYLTRFPLAKCTLPN, encoded by the exons ATGATTAAGGAAATGTACTTCAATCTCGTCATTGCTTGGCTGGCTGTACTG TTACCAGCGAACAGTTATCCACTGGAGCCAAATGCGAAAAATGCATGCGAATTTATCAGAAATGTTGCCCGATTTCCTCACGATGAGAATGCTTGGTGGGAAAAGAGTAAAATTTTGGCCAACTCTATATTGgataataaaatgtattataaAAGATCATATCGTTCCTGTAACCAATATGTTGCTTCCCtacaaaatctaaaaaatcGTGGAAATGAATTAAGTGCATCCAGTCCTTGGGCACAAATAGTTGAATATCTTAACGCATCCTCACAGGAATATGAAGGTGGTCCGTGTAGTGAAGAGGAACCCTACAGTTATATATACTCAAGTAACATTAAAAACATGAAAAACGATATACGCGAATTGAGTCAAAGTTTAAAAGATCAGATCGAATATCATAGTTTGGTGGCACAAATTAATACGAATGCTGATACGgttataaatacattatctGGTTTCTCTATTCCGATGCTGAAGTATTTAACACGATTTCCTTTGGCAAAGTGTACTCTACCCAATTGA